One window from the genome of Gambusia affinis linkage group LG14, SWU_Gaff_1.0, whole genome shotgun sequence encodes:
- the ldlrap1a gene encoding low density lipoprotein receptor adapter protein 1a produces MDALRSAGRAIIRSPSKAKQSWTSGRHRKLPENWTDTRETILEGMTFNLRHLGMTLVDQPKGEELSAAAVKRIVATTKASGKKPQKVGLKVSPQGIVVLDRSTNKLLESVSIYRISYCTVDKLHDKVFAYIAQNTLNGTLECHAYLCPKRKVAQAVALTVAQAFTVAFELWQVAKEEKGARVKSGSAGEGSSSSHSERSNSLGSLKGTDAATEILLDLEDGVKVLAESSGNTGGDQLDNHRPSETNNSPALEMEDSLDEAFSRLAASRTNPQVLDIGLMPQDWLTEPDWDSTDRNTHHCFSAHKDDPFGF; encoded by the exons ATGGATGCACTCAGGTCGGCTGGGAGAGCCATTATCCGGAGCCCGAGCAAGGCGAAGCAGTCGTGGACCTCCGGCAGACACCGAA AGCTTCCAGAGAACTGGACAGACACCCGGGAGACCATTTTAGAGGggatgacctttaacctccGCCACCTAGGCATGACACTTGTGGATCAACCCAAGGGAGAGGAACTGTCGGCGGCTGCAGTGAAGAGGATCGTTGCTACG ACAAAAGCCAGTGGGAAGAAGCCCCAGAAGGTTGGCCTGAAGGTTTCCCCTCAAGGGATCGTGGTGCTGGACAGGTCTACCAATAAACTCCTGGAAAGCGTCTCTATATACAG GATATCCTACTGTACGGTGGACAAGCTGCATGACAAAGTGTTTGCTTACATCGCTCAGAACACCCTTAACGGGACGCTGGAGTGCCACGCTTACCTCTGCCCCAAGAGAAAAGTG GCGCAGGCAGTAGCCCTGACAGTCGCCCAGGCCTTCACAGTAGCCTTTGAGCTCTGGCAGGTGGCGAAGGAAG agAAAGGTGCTAGAGTTAAGTCTGGTTCTGCGGGAGAGGGCAGCAGCAGTTCCCACTCAGAAAGGTCCAACAGTCTGGGGAGTCTGAAAGGAACAG ATGCAGCCACAGAAATCCTTTTGGACTTGGAGGATGGTGTGAAGGTGTTGGCGGAGAGTAGTGGGAATACAGGCGGCGATCAGCTGGATAACCACAGGCCCTCGGAGACCAACAACAGTCCTGCCTTG GAAATGGAAGACAGTTTGGATGAAGCCTTTTCCAG ACTGGCAGCGTCGCGTACTAACCCCCAGGTCTTGGACATTGGGCTGATGCCCCAAGACTGGCTCACCGAACCTGACTGGGACAGCACCGACAGAAACACTCACCACTGTTTCAGCGCACACAAGGACGATCCCTTTGGTTTCTGA